The nucleotide sequence GGCTGGGGGCCATGGTCTCGCTGCTGGTGCTGTCGTCGCTGTTCCGGTCCACCCGGCCCACGTGGCGCAAGCTGCGGGACATGCTGGTGGAAGGCGGGCTGGAGGGGCTGAGCGTCGCCGTCGCCTGTGCCGCCATCGGCATCATCATCGGTGCGGTGTCGGCCACCGGCCTGGGCATCAAGATCAGCCAGGGCATCACGGCGCTGGGCGCCACCCATCTGTTCCCGGCCCTGCTGGCGGCTGCGGCCTGTGCGCTGCTGCTGGGCATGGGGCTGCCGACGGCGGCCTCATATCTGCTGGTGGTGTTCACCGCCGGACCGGCGCTGACCCATCTGGGGCTGCCGGTGCTGACGGCGCACATGTTCATCTTCTACTTCGCGGTGATGTCGGCCATCACGCCGCCGGTGGCGTTGGCCGTGTTTGCCGCCGCGGCCATAGCCCAGGAACCGGTGGGCAAGATCGCGTGGCATTCGCTGCGCCTGTGTCTGGTCGCCTTCCTGTTCCCCTTCCTGTGGATCTACCAGCCCGAACTGATGCTGCAGGATCTGTCGGTCATGACGCTGCCGCAGACGGTGGCGGCCATCCTGGCGCTGATCCTGGCCGTGATCATGCTGTCGGCGGTGCTGGTGGGGTATTTCCGCGGACGGCTGCCGCGGCTGGAACGGTCGGTGCTGGCCGTGTCGGCGGCGCTGATCTACATCCCGGAACCTCTGACCACGGCGGTGGGGTTCACCGTCGGCGGGGCGCTGCTGGCGCGGCGCCTGATCTTCCTCCCGCCAAGCTGAGCGGGGCATGCCGGGCCCGGGCAGGGGCCTGCCCGGCGTCACCGGCAGATGTCATGGTTTTGCAGGCTTTCCGGTTCCGCCCACCGTTGGGGCGGAAGCCGGAAGGGGCTGCCGAGTTTCCACCCGAACCAGACCGGAGAGAATCCGATGAGCCTGTACCCACCCCCCCCGCTCGTGGATGCGGAGGTTTTCGCACGCCTGCCCGACCATTTCCGCCGCGCCGGGCGCCGCAGCAACTGGGCCGATGTGAACAAGCGGGGGGAGACGCTCCACTCCTTCCTGGAGGGGCCGGCCTTCGATTCCGCCGGCAATCTGTGGCTGGTCGATATTCCGTGGGGCCGCATCTTCCGTCTGTCGCCCGAGCGGGAATTCACCTTGATGGCGGAATACGACGGGGAACCGAACGGCCTGGCCTTCCATCCCGACGGGCGGCTGTTCATCGCCGACTATAAGAACGGCATCATGGCGATGGACACCGCAACCGGCCGAATCGAGCCGGTCCTGGAACGCACCCATGGCGAACGTTTCAAGGGTGTCAATGACCTTGTGTTTTCCGCCGATGGTGACCTCTATTTTACAGACCAGGGACAGACGGGGCTGCACGATCCCACAGGACGGCTGTTCCGCCTGTCCGGCGACGGGCGGCTCACCTGCCTGTTCGACACGCTGCCCAGCCCTAATGGGCTGGTGCCAAATCTTGGCGAAACAGCCATTTACGTGGCTGTAACCCGCGCGAATGCCATCTGGCGCGTGCCGCTGGCGGCCGACGGCACCACGTCGAAGGTGGGGCTGTTCATCCAGATTTCCGGTGGTTTGTCGGGGCCGGACGGGCTGGCCATGGATGCCGAGGGCGGGCTGTGGGTCGCCCATGCGGGGAACGGATGTGTCTGGGGCTTCGACCGATTGGGTGTGCCAAAATGTCGCATCATGTCACCGCAGGGGTTGTTTACGACCAACATCGCTTTCGGTGGGGCTGACGGGAAGACTCTCTTCATTACCGAATCCGAGAGTGGGACGATCTTGACTGCAACCCTGCCGGTGGCTGGTAAGCCATTGTTTGGCAGTGCAAAAATCTGACTGAA is from Azospirillum fermentarium and encodes:
- a CDS encoding SMP-30/gluconolactonase/LRE family protein is translated as MSLYPPPPLVDAEVFARLPDHFRRAGRRSNWADVNKRGETLHSFLEGPAFDSAGNLWLVDIPWGRIFRLSPEREFTLMAEYDGEPNGLAFHPDGRLFIADYKNGIMAMDTATGRIEPVLERTHGERFKGVNDLVFSADGDLYFTDQGQTGLHDPTGRLFRLSGDGRLTCLFDTLPSPNGLVPNLGETAIYVAVTRANAIWRVPLAADGTTSKVGLFIQISGGLSGPDGLAMDAEGGLWVAHAGNGCVWGFDRLGVPKCRIMSPQGLFTTNIAFGGADGKTLFITESESGTILTATLPVAGKPLFGSAKI